The Castanea sativa cultivar Marrone di Chiusa Pesio chromosome 4, ASM4071231v1 sequence GAGACACTTAAGCATCTTATGTCACAAATTAAAGGAATGAGTATCAGATTGCAATTCAAATTAACCTCCTCTTCACTGAAAATTACGAACGATTTTAAGAGATTCACCTCGTCATTGGTGTTTGAGACAAATTGCTTACTATTCTGCACAAGATTGAATATTGCAATACTATTATTAATTGTCCAAGTATGAAAATGGCAATGGCAGCTGTGCTAAATGACAACTTCATCGCACAGATGAAAGAGATTTTGACGTGTACAAAAGAGTAAAGATCAAAGATATTATGATTGAATGAATTAACCAACAGGCTTAAGACTATTATTATATAATCACATATGAGTATTCATAAAAGATCTAAAAGCataatttatatacaaaaacCCTATAGAGCTTGTAGCACAACCCAACTTCGACTATAACTACAGACCTCCAAAGTCTAGATAATTCCAGGTATGAAATTTACACTGCCCTCAGGCATTGCGCAACTGAGCATCTCGACTAGTAAGAGGTACATAACGAACAGAAGTCTCAGTTCGGACACTCACAGAACCATCCAGGCTCTTTTCAACCACCTTCAAATCTTGGAATATGCTTCCAACAGGAATAACCATTCTTCCTCCAGGCTTCAACTGGTCAATAAGTGCCTGTGGGATTTCTGGTGCTGCTGCCCCAACATGAATAGCATCATAAGGTGCATGCTCTGGCCAACCTTGCCTTCCATCTGTCATTTGGATATCAAATCAACATTCAACAGGAATACATACCAAGCTGATTAATATTTCATGTTTTCACCACTAACACATTTTAAGTAAATCAGGAACCATGCAAAATAGAAGCATTTTGGCAAGCATCTTTCATTCAATGtctcaaaataaacaaatagacCTAAGTCATTTAAAACATGGTCCATGCATGGGCATATTCTAATTGTATTATCACTTTATGGCATTCTTATGCCAACTAGATTCTTAGTATATTCTCTTCTTACATACATTATCTAAATCTCAAACTATGTGGGTTCTCCAATACATACCGCCAACATGCACTGCAAGGGAACCTTCTTTCAATAATGGAGCAGCTGCACTTTTCTGAATATTCTGGATTGACGAAGAAACCAACTCAGGAATATGTTCCACGCCAACTACACAACCCTGTGGTCCAACCATCAGTGCAAAACAAGCTGTCAAATACCCAGTTCCTGCACACACAAAATGATGGTAAAGGTTAAAAAAGGACAATATGAAATCTCCAAACTGCAGTTAATTTAAGAGGGCAAATGCATAAGATTACACAGTTGCCTCAGATAATGgcataaaaaaatcacttaagagattttttttagattattaatAGGTTATCTAGATAATATATGATTATGGGAAACCATGATTATATAACAACTGAAATTATGAAGATATAAATTGGCACTTTGCTTTTCTTTACCTTTTTGTTCTGTAATTAAGGGAAAAGCAGGGGTGAGGGAGAAATGCAATCAGCTGCAGCTTCTACTTCTTattcttgaagaagaagatggagttAAAAGTAAAGACAGTAAAACTAACTTAACCACAAACTGTCTACATGTCACATCATGCAGGTAAACCAAGCATATTTTCACCTGTCCATTTTATTTCAGAGAATCCCAAAGTTCTCAAATGGTTGTGTGATATTACAACGAGAAAATTCCTCATGAGATGTAAGGAAAGGATAGCAAATCAATATTAGTACGAAAACACAAAAGATGGTGTAAGAAGAGCACCTGAACCAACATCCAAAGCATGCATGCCAGGCTGCAAATTCTCCTCCAACAATTGAAGGCAAGTGGCGTGCATATGAGGGGCAGAAATTGTAGCATTATATCCTATAGGCATGGGACTGTCATAATAAGGAGCATTCCCATCAGGTACAAACAAAGCCCTATCAACTTTCTCCATTACTTCAGCTACCTTCTTCGATCTGACCACACCATAAGTCTGCAAGTTCTCCACCATTGCTTTGTTCTTATTAATGCCACTTCCACTCCAGAATCGCTGAACATTAGCCccaaccacaaaaaataaaataaaaagttcagTTGAATAATTCCTTTCGAATCAAACtaaaagagaaaattgaagCCCATTTCTTAGAATGCACACAGAAACCAGACAGCAAAATAAATTATACCAAATGGAGCAAACTTTAAAAGCCTACTACATACAATAGCTGTAAATACCACTTCTATTAATACACAACTATTCAAGAGCAACTTTACCAATGcggcacacacacacacatatttgcATCAACCCCGGATGGCAAACTTGAACTCAATCTCATTGACATATATACCTTGTCAAGTTGCATAGCCTCCACAGCAGTGGCAGCTATGGGAAGAGTTTGTGTGTCCAAGGCTTTGGGACATGTATACAGTTGGATATCATCATTATAGAGGGTGCAATGAACCCCAATAAAAATGGTCAGTACAACATAATATGTCCACACTACTCGGTAGAAATGTCCCTGTAAATACACAAATCAGACAGTCCCAACAGAACCATATACACCAATCACCTCAAGGAACACTTCTTGTGCACCAATAAATGGAAAATACGAACCCCATATAAATAATAACCAGAAATACAGTTGAGAACCTGATGTATTCAGAAGGCACTAATTTTTGCAGAATACCCAAATGAATCAAATGCTAGCatgaatatgaaaaaaaaaaaaaaaaagatgcactTATTTAGTTTATTATACTCTTGGAATAATTTTTGCAGAAAAGAGCACCCAAAAAACAAGGCTTGAATGCGTTTTTGCCTCCAAAATTTGGTCCCAAGCTTGATTTTCATTCTCCAATTTAAAACATCGTTGTTTCCCAAAAGAATTCTTAAATATATCAATGGAATTgacaatattaaataattttgcgaaaaaattgcaattttttttcaattagaagatgaagattgtATTTCAAACAAGGGAAAACAACACCACAACAATgtgataaataaatttcttaataactttttctgttgcattttcaaaaattgccacaTTAGTTTCCAAGGtctatgtagtaaaatttgcaTATCTCTAGCATCACTCAATCCGAAATGAAAATGATCAAACCACAGccaattttacaataaaaatctttaaaaattttaggaagCACAGACACTTCATTTAACGCGCCGTACCAGCATTGTACCATTTCATACTGTGCagtttcatattataatttttcagaaatttCTTGCGTCACTGTGCGTTGACCATATCGTACCCATATCATGTATCCCTGTCAGTGTCGGTACTTCTTAGAAAAACTTATATATCAATGAATGTGATTGATGTCAtatcaacaacataataaataattttttcttgtaaTGCTTTGACCAATTGACcctatatagtaaaatttgtagaatCCCTAGCATCActaaaatccaaaagaaaactGCTAAAAAACTAAAACCTTTACCAATTTCACTACAAAAATCTTACACAAACTCAAAGTGTCAATGAATGCAATCAACACCATCCACAACACAATAAATTAACCTTCAATGTAAAATTTGCTACATTTCTGGCATTATTCAATCGCAAACGCTAAAACAACCACCAATTCTaataaatttcaatcaaaatgtTCGCGCAGGTTAAAAATTTTCTGATGCCTTTCTCAGAAACCAAACAATCCAATCAAACAAGAAAACTgttcatagagagagagagagaggggggtaCCTCCATGGGGAAGAAGCAAGAGTTGCCCGTGAGGAAATTAGGGTTTGGggagtgaggagagagagagcgatGAAGAGTTATGGTAGCGCGCGATAAGaacagagaaggagagagagagcgatAACTGTAACAGCGATTTTGGGATTggggaagaaggagaagaagagtgGTGAAGGTTAAGCGCTTTAGAGGAGAAGATGGGTGCGCACGATAGCGGCAACCATACGCTAACGATGCTTTTGCCTTTGGAGATTGAACAAATACGttcatattttctctctcctctttctctctctctctctctctctttctagcAATTTCCTAAATTCTAAATTCTCCCACATGGTTGCCACCTATGCCCACTCAAATACTCTCGACACGACATGTGTCATGCACTCTCTTTTTCGCAGTGAAATGTActtattattttacaacattttttttttttacaaactattgatgtgacaaatttttactagttctaatttagACTCAtcaataattttactttttttatttactaataaataATCACCCAACATATTAATAGTTTATTAGTATTTTCACGATGGATTTGGAGTTATTTTCTTATGTATAGTTTTAGTCACATAACTTTTTTAATGTTAATATATACTATTTTAAGAGGATTTTATTCTTTGAACTAgacttttatataatttaaaaatatcttcAGTAACTTCTCTTAAAAATAGACACATAAATGTcgaataaataatcaatttatcTATACTTTCTACAACACCTAcaattattatgttttaaattcaaaaagatAACTTCTAAAGCTTTTGTTTCCTTCATGATCATCTTTttatttcctaaaaattagcccttcctccagttttttttttttaactaagataactcttaaaattcagttttctttcccttcatgtttatcttatttttcctaCACAATATTTTCTCTATATCACTACACCACTTTCAAACAtacattcaaaaaagaaattacaattattgcttaaatttttttattaaaaaaatagtagagCTACTAAACACGCGCAATGTGTGTGCATAAAGGCTAGTACATATGTAGtcttataaatatatttgtaaccaaactttgtGTCCATGATATTATAGATAccacaaaatttaatatgtagATTTTACAAAATAATGTGCCATGGTCACGGattaccaaaaaacaaaaggaagttGAAGTCTACCTACTAATCACATTAATTGTTACatcaatttataagttttaccttataaaaaaaaattataagttttacgtagtaaaatttgtaatacttctctccttctcttcataacaatgttagaaatactatttttttttataatttaataattataatgggAGATTTTAACCCTAGACTATGAGGTGTTGATTGAGTTACTATCTCCTAGCCTTTTTATTACTTCTCTACTACTTGAAT is a genomic window containing:
- the LOC142631993 gene encoding protein-L-isoaspartate O-methyltransferase 1-like encodes the protein MNVFVQSPKAKASLAYGCRYRAHPSSPLKRLTFTTLLLLLPQSQNRCYSYRSLSPSLFLSRATITLHRSLSPHSPNPNFLTGNSCFFPMERFWSGSGINKNKAMVENLQTYGVVRSKKVAEVMEKVDRALFVPDGNAPYYDSPMPIGYNATISAPHMHATCLQLLEENLQPGMHALDVGSGTGYLTACFALMVGPQGCVVGVEHIPELVSSSIQNIQKSAAAPLLKEGSLAVHVGDGRQGWPEHAPYDAIHVGAAAPEIPQALIDQLKPGGRMVIPVGSIFQDLKVVEKSLDGSVSVRTETSVRYVPLTSRDAQLRNA